One region of Mycolicibacterium lutetiense genomic DNA includes:
- a CDS encoding beta strand repeat-containing protein — translation MTADVALVNTEGSSSDGNSNAGNPSGNTGSPSSTGSTGSTGSNSKAKKPRRPDVNQVQERLRERANEATKAFNDRAAEAREAFNHRAADAKKTVDDITEGIGIKRGNATTDDPETQGPLPRPKSPATSKADSNDGVDPTTVNEPKQRWKAPTANVVADNPITERVSDLTERVKTALPAPSLRNDEPDSGAALFGGQSNDPAPATRQAFIAPPPAPAPAPISPITGLLSAVTLGTILAPNAPTAPADMPGVWAVMAWTRRQSAYTTTTNTAANRNTLVAPTLNSAVLDPTEIVNRWIYQPVHYGVQLWITSPLGSALGNTMNQISGQHLIGNGADGTEANPDGGDGGLWIGDGGDGFDGVSTGQEGGDGGDAGWFGDGGEGGSGWAGMNGGDGGRGGSFMGLGGDGGDGGASANGQAAGNGGHGGDANGWLFGLAGDGGRGGVGLTGTGGADGDWNIDYGNGYGNGQDGGVGGGNGGNGGDGGNATGWIFASGGDGGQGGSAGTGGTGGRGAEGDAAHLSGGTGGTGGDGGGTGGLGGAAGIGGGLFGLMGHSGTAGGTGNGGAGGDGGAGGDGFALISGSASGTATGGTGGAGGFGQASTTAGTGHGGGGGGGGGGALLSGTNGGTVTNGTATGGNGGRGGNGSTTAAGGTGGTGGIGQITADGTDSKATGAAQGGKGGDSIGTGIGGNGGLGTVKATSGGTADSTGTGATGGAGGNGSNGGIGGAGGIGGVVAQRADSTATGTATGGAGGTADGAGSTGGGGGDGWIQTGYAAANLGTGSDASGTARGGKGGDATTGGHGAVGGIGTIIASGNDSTASGNAVGGAGGAGSNGGTGGKGARAQITAYGNDSTADGTVDAGDGGSGTGLGVTGGDGGQAVIGSGQSSGFGNAVVKNGKATGGNGGNGTAATGNGGIGGGASITARRTADSITDSTATGGNGGTSGATGGSATINTAGATDPSVIKNSSATGGNAGAGDANGGIGGNGGIASVNAAGGGDVDNGVAKGADGGKGTNGGKGGAGGAGTIDASAAGSTATGTATGGVGGTGDGAGSIGGNGAEGAIKAMATNAKASGTGTGGAGGNATDGGKGGAGAQGGVFAMYPGSEATGTGTGGSGGAADGAGSIGGNGGSSSVQAGWSYYGRGNNSKASGTAIGGNGGKATGGGHGGQGGMASLLTAGTSATVSGSAYGGAGGAGYAGGTGGTGGMGQIAAVGNDTHDSGKATGGAGGSGTGTGISGGAGGRGLVYSGTSGGGGINSTADGTATGGNGGAGQNSVNGGKGGDAGIVTKGDNNSNTNGTATGGHGTTGAAGGQGELRTTGTGSTIKDSSASGAGGSTGGSGSAGNVLASNGGSITNSSANAGVGSDTAVGGSATVTATGAGSAVTNTKATGGNAGFGDANGGIGGNGGAASVTATGGAAITDGVAKGTDGGKGTNSGKGGAGGGGYIEALGAGSTATGTATGGIAGTGDGAGSVGGNGGDGWISASAAGADASGVGTGGAGGNATSGGKGGAGAQGGIFAQRVNSEATGTGIGGAGGTADGLGSTGGNGAGGWIQTGYYATGANSKAEGTATGGAGGDATTGGHGGVGGMSVVLATGDNSTATGTTVGGKGGAGSNGGTGGKGSLGQVVALSIGSHAEGTGIGGAGGSGDGVVGVNSVLGGNGGQGVVSAAGDYSTAEGDATGGNGGAGQGGVNGGNGGAGNITAKGDGTSSADADSITGGTASGGSGSTGASGGIGQLSTNGGTIKDTQAIGGNAGAGDANGGLGGNGGTASVSATGGSEVANGLAKAGNGGAGVTGGKGGAGGNSTIAATSVTGDLTGTTTGGVGGTGTGIGATGGAGGAGTNGGVGGGGGNAAITTDLTGTASGTAKGGSGGTATGTGSIGGNGGWAEIQAGYGNLTGGTAGGTTTGGKGGNATNGGHGGNGGGSLIMAAGTGVATGNTAKGGDGGAANTAGATGGAGGFTNIAAQNGSITGSTATSGNGGIGNGGNGGDGGMGWIQAYDPSAPASTAITNGKSTGGNGGNGGLNGTGGAVGGNGGNGGNSTFWKGNGQTSTNQVNAGGKGGNGGDGGNAVGDGAGGAGGNGGIGGSFDFTTNTGTTGTGGNGGNGGTGQPGGVTGTTGSTGASNP, via the coding sequence GTGACCGCAGATGTGGCACTCGTCAACACCGAGGGCTCGAGCAGCGATGGCAACTCCAACGCGGGTAACCCTTCGGGCAACACCGGCTCTCCCAGCTCCACCGGGAGCACTGGCTCCACCGGGTCCAACTCCAAAGCCAAGAAACCGCGTCGCCCCGACGTCAATCAGGTTCAGGAACGCCTGCGCGAGCGCGCCAACGAGGCCACCAAGGCCTTCAATGACCGTGCCGCCGAAGCCAGAGAAGCCTTCAACCACCGGGCCGCCGACGCCAAGAAAACCGTCGACGACATCACCGAAGGCATCGGGATCAAGCGCGGCAACGCCACCACCGACGACCCGGAAACCCAGGGCCCGCTGCCGCGACCGAAGTCGCCGGCGACCTCGAAGGCCGACTCCAACGACGGCGTGGACCCCACCACGGTCAACGAGCCCAAGCAGCGGTGGAAGGCCCCCACCGCAAATGTGGTGGCCGACAACCCGATCACCGAGCGCGTCAGCGATCTGACCGAGCGGGTGAAGACCGCATTGCCGGCTCCCAGCCTCCGCAACGACGAGCCCGACTCCGGCGCCGCACTGTTCGGTGGGCAATCCAATGATCCGGCCCCCGCCACGCGCCAGGCGTTCATCGCCCCGCCACCGGCCCCGGCACCCGCACCGATCAGCCCGATCACCGGCCTGCTGTCCGCGGTCACTCTGGGCACGATCCTGGCCCCCAACGCACCGACCGCACCGGCCGATATGCCCGGGGTGTGGGCCGTGATGGCCTGGACACGGCGCCAGTCCGCGTACACCACCACGACCAACACCGCCGCCAACCGCAACACACTGGTGGCCCCCACCCTCAACTCCGCGGTGCTCGACCCCACCGAGATCGTCAACCGGTGGATCTACCAGCCGGTGCACTACGGGGTGCAGCTGTGGATCACCAGCCCGCTCGGGTCAGCCCTGGGCAACACGATGAACCAGATATCGGGGCAGCACCTGATCGGCAACGGCGCTGATGGCACCGAAGCCAACCCCGACGGCGGCGACGGCGGCCTGTGGATCGGCGACGGCGGTGACGGCTTCGACGGTGTCTCCACCGGCCAGGAAGGCGGCGACGGCGGTGACGCCGGCTGGTTCGGCGACGGCGGCGAAGGTGGCTCGGGCTGGGCCGGCATGAACGGCGGCGACGGCGGCCGTGGCGGCAGCTTCATGGGCCTCGGCGGTGACGGCGGTGACGGCGGCGCTTCTGCCAATGGCCAGGCCGCGGGCAACGGCGGCCACGGTGGCGACGCCAACGGCTGGCTGTTCGGTCTCGCCGGCGACGGCGGACGCGGCGGTGTCGGCCTCACCGGCACCGGCGGCGCCGACGGCGACTGGAACATCGACTACGGCAACGGCTACGGCAACGGCCAAGACGGCGGTGTCGGCGGAGGCAACGGCGGTAACGGCGGCGACGGCGGTAACGCCACCGGCTGGATCTTCGCCAGCGGCGGTGACGGCGGCCAAGGCGGCAGCGCAGGCACCGGCGGGACCGGTGGACGCGGCGCCGAGGGCGACGCCGCCCACCTGAGCGGCGGCACCGGCGGAACCGGCGGTGATGGCGGCGGAACCGGCGGCCTCGGCGGCGCAGCCGGAATCGGCGGCGGACTCTTCGGCCTCATGGGCCACAGTGGAACCGCGGGCGGCACCGGTAACGGCGGCGCGGGCGGTGACGGAGGCGCCGGCGGCGACGGCTTCGCCCTCATTTCGGGCAGCGCCTCCGGGACCGCGACCGGCGGGACCGGCGGCGCCGGCGGGTTCGGCCAAGCGTCCACCACGGCCGGCACCGGACACGGTGGCGGCGGCGGCGGGGGCGGCGGCGGCGCGCTCCTGAGCGGCACCAACGGCGGAACAGTCACCAACGGCACCGCGACCGGCGGCAACGGCGGACGCGGAGGCAACGGCTCAACAACTGCGGCCGGCGGAACTGGCGGCACCGGCGGTATCGGTCAGATCACCGCCGACGGCACAGACAGCAAGGCGACCGGCGCCGCACAGGGCGGCAAGGGCGGCGATTCGATCGGCACGGGCATCGGCGGCAACGGCGGCCTGGGCACTGTCAAAGCCACGTCCGGCGGCACGGCTGATAGCACGGGCACCGGCGCTACGGGCGGTGCCGGCGGCAACGGCAGCAATGGCGGTATCGGCGGCGCCGGCGGCATCGGCGGGGTGGTTGCCCAGCGCGCCGACAGCACCGCCACGGGTACCGCTACCGGTGGCGCCGGCGGGACGGCCGACGGTGCCGGCAGCACCGGCGGCGGCGGCGGTGACGGCTGGATTCAGACCGGCTATGCCGCCGCCAATCTCGGCACCGGCAGCGACGCCAGCGGAACCGCCCGCGGCGGCAAGGGCGGCGATGCCACCACCGGCGGCCACGGCGCAGTCGGCGGGATCGGCACCATCATCGCCTCCGGCAACGACTCGACGGCCAGCGGCAACGCGGTAGGCGGTGCCGGCGGTGCCGGCTCCAACGGTGGAACCGGCGGCAAGGGAGCGCGGGCGCAGATCACGGCATACGGCAACGACTCGACGGCTGACGGCACCGTCGACGCGGGCGACGGTGGCAGCGGCACCGGCCTCGGCGTCACAGGTGGTGACGGTGGTCAAGCCGTCATCGGTTCGGGTCAGAGCTCGGGCTTCGGCAACGCCGTCGTCAAGAATGGCAAGGCAACCGGCGGAAACGGCGGCAACGGCACGGCGGCGACAGGCAACGGAGGGATCGGCGGCGGCGCCAGCATCACCGCCAGACGAACCGCCGACTCCATCACCGACAGCACCGCTACCGGCGGCAACGGCGGGACCAGCGGGGCCACCGGCGGCAGCGCCACCATCAACACGGCCGGTGCCACCGACCCCAGCGTCATCAAGAATTCGTCGGCTACCGGCGGTAACGCCGGTGCGGGCGACGCCAACGGCGGCATCGGCGGCAACGGCGGGATTGCCTCGGTCAACGCCGCCGGCGGCGGCGACGTCGACAACGGCGTCGCCAAGGGCGCCGATGGTGGAAAGGGCACCAACGGCGGTAAGGGCGGCGCGGGCGGCGCAGGCACCATCGATGCCTCCGCCGCGGGCAGTACCGCCACCGGAACGGCCACCGGCGGCGTCGGCGGCACCGGCGACGGCGCGGGCAGCATCGGCGGCAACGGGGCGGAGGGCGCCATCAAAGCCATGGCCACCAATGCCAAGGCCAGCGGTACGGGCACCGGCGGCGCGGGCGGCAACGCCACCGACGGCGGCAAGGGCGGCGCCGGCGCGCAGGGCGGGGTTTTCGCCATGTATCCCGGCAGCGAAGCAACAGGCACCGGCACCGGTGGTTCCGGCGGGGCAGCCGACGGAGCCGGCAGCATCGGCGGCAACGGAGGCAGCAGCTCGGTGCAAGCCGGGTGGTCCTACTACGGCCGCGGCAACAACAGCAAGGCCTCCGGCACCGCCATCGGTGGTAACGGTGGCAAGGCAACTGGCGGCGGGCACGGTGGACAAGGCGGAATGGCCAGCCTGCTCACCGCCGGCACCAGCGCCACGGTTTCGGGTAGCGCCTACGGCGGCGCGGGCGGCGCCGGTTACGCCGGCGGCACCGGCGGCACCGGCGGAATGGGCCAGATCGCGGCCGTGGGCAATGACACCCACGACAGCGGCAAAGCCACCGGCGGTGCCGGTGGCAGTGGCACCGGTACCGGCATCTCGGGCGGCGCGGGCGGTCGAGGCCTGGTCTACTCGGGGACCTCGGGCGGCGGTGGTATCAACTCCACCGCGGATGGCACCGCGACGGGCGGAAACGGCGGCGCCGGTCAGAACAGCGTCAATGGCGGCAAGGGCGGAGACGCCGGCATTGTCACCAAGGGCGACAACAACTCCAACACCAACGGCACCGCCACCGGTGGACACGGCACCACCGGCGCTGCGGGTGGCCAAGGCGAGCTCAGGACGACCGGCACCGGAAGCACGATCAAAGATTCGTCGGCTAGCGGTGCCGGTGGGAGCACTGGTGGTTCGGGCAGCGCCGGCAACGTGCTCGCCAGCAACGGCGGTTCAATCACAAACAGCTCCGCCAATGCCGGGGTCGGGTCCGACACCGCTGTTGGTGGCTCGGCGACCGTGACTGCCACCGGTGCCGGCAGCGCCGTCACCAACACCAAAGCCACCGGTGGTAACGCCGGGTTCGGTGACGCCAACGGCGGCATCGGCGGCAATGGCGGGGCGGCCTCGGTCACGGCCACCGGCGGTGCTGCCATCACCGACGGTGTCGCCAAGGGCACCGATGGTGGCAAGGGCACCAACAGCGGCAAGGGCGGCGCCGGCGGCGGGGGCTATATCGAGGCCCTGGGCGCGGGCAGTACCGCGACCGGAACGGCCACCGGCGGCATCGCCGGCACCGGTGATGGCGCGGGCAGCGTCGGCGGCAACGGAGGCGACGGCTGGATCAGCGCCAGTGCTGCCGGAGCCGATGCGAGCGGCGTGGGCACCGGCGGCGCCGGCGGCAACGCCACCAGCGGCGGCAAGGGCGGCGCCGGCGCGCAAGGCGGAATCTTCGCTCAGCGGGTCAACAGCGAGGCCACGGGCACCGGTATCGGTGGTGCAGGTGGCACCGCCGACGGTCTGGGCAGCACCGGCGGAAATGGTGCCGGCGGCTGGATTCAGACCGGTTACTACGCCACCGGCGCCAACAGCAAGGCCGAGGGCACAGCGACCGGTGGTGCCGGCGGCGACGCGACCACCGGCGGTCACGGCGGGGTCGGCGGAATGTCGGTAGTGCTCGCCACCGGAGACAACTCCACCGCCACGGGCACCACGGTCGGTGGCAAGGGCGGCGCAGGCTCCAACGGCGGAACCGGCGGCAAGGGTTCCCTCGGGCAGGTAGTCGCCCTGAGCATCGGCTCGCACGCCGAAGGCACCGGCATCGGCGGTGCCGGTGGCAGCGGCGACGGCGTCGTGGGCGTCAACAGTGTCCTCGGCGGCAACGGCGGTCAAGGTGTCGTCTCCGCGGCGGGTGACTACAGCACTGCGGAGGGCGATGCGACCGGCGGGAACGGCGGCGCGGGCCAAGGCGGTGTCAACGGCGGCAACGGCGGTGCGGGCAATATCACGGCGAAGGGTGACGGCACCTCCAGCGCCGATGCCGACTCCATCACCGGCGGCACGGCCTCCGGTGGCAGCGGCTCCACCGGGGCCTCCGGCGGTATCGGTCAGCTCAGCACCAACGGCGGCACGATCAAGGACACCCAGGCTATCGGTGGCAACGCCGGTGCGGGCGACGCCAACGGCGGCCTCGGCGGTAATGGCGGAACGGCTTCCGTGTCAGCCACCGGCGGCAGCGAGGTCGCCAACGGTCTGGCCAAGGCGGGCAACGGTGGCGCCGGGGTGACCGGCGGCAAGGGCGGCGCCGGCGGGAACAGCACCATCGCAGCCACCTCGGTGACGGGCGACCTCACCGGTACCACCACCGGTGGTGTCGGCGGGACCGGCACCGGGATCGGAGCCACCGGCGGTGCCGGCGGCGCGGGCACCAACGGTGGTGTCGGAGGTGGTGGCGGTAACGCTGCAATTACTACCGACCTCACCGGAACCGCCAGCGGCACCGCGAAGGGTGGGTCCGGCGGAACCGCCACCGGTACCGGCAGCATCGGTGGAAACGGCGGCTGGGCGGAGATCCAAGCCGGGTACGGCAACCTCACCGGCGGCACGGCCGGCGGCACCACCACCGGCGGCAAGGGCGGCAACGCCACGAACGGCGGCCACGGCGGTAACGGTGGCGGTTCGCTGATCATGGCCGCAGGCACCGGCGTTGCCACCGGCAACACCGCCAAGGGTGGTGACGGCGGTGCAGCCAACACCGCAGGCGCCACGGGCGGTGCCGGCGGGTTCACCAACATCGCAGCCCAGAACGGAAGCATCACCGGCAGCACCGCAACCTCCGGAAACGGTGGCATCGGCAACGGCGGGAACGGCGGTGACGGCGGTATGGGCTGGATTCAGGCCTACGACCCGTCGGCCCCAGCCAGCACCGCCATCACCAACGGCAAATCGACCGGCGGCAACGGCGGCAACGGCGGCCTCAACGGCACCGGCGGAGCCGTCGGCGGCAACGGTGGCAACGGCGGCAACAGCACCTTCTGGAAGGGCAACGGCCAGACCTCGACCAACCAGGTCAATGCCGGCGGCAAGGGCGGCAACGGCGGCGACGGCGGCAACGCCGTGGGCGACGGTGCGGGCGGTGCGGGCGGCAACGGCGGCATCGGTGGCAGCTTCGATTTCACCACCAACACGGGCACGACCGGTACTGGCGGCAACGGCGGCAACGGCGGCACCGGCCAGCCCGGCGGGGTGACCGGCACCACCGGCTCCACCGGTGCCAGCAATCCCTGA
- a CDS encoding sulfotransferase family protein, which translates to MTTLHFISGLPRSGSTLLAALLRQNPRFQAGMSGPLAGLFDALLAQMSARNEFSVFLDDSKRERILRGLFDSYYSDSIAQVIFDTNRGWCARMPAIAQLFPDAKVIACVRDLPWVIDSIERLVQRNVFSPSSIFNYNPGGTVYTRANDVAAQEGMVGGPYDALKQACYGAQRDHLLLVQYETLTVEPAKVMNAIYEFIGEPVFEHDFGHVDYDVTEFDERAGTPGLHTVRGSVKAEPRETILPPDLFGRFVNDAFWRDPSKVPDGLRVV; encoded by the coding sequence GTGACAACGCTTCATTTCATCTCGGGTCTACCGCGATCAGGGTCGACGCTTTTGGCGGCGCTGCTGCGACAGAATCCGCGCTTTCAGGCCGGGATGTCAGGCCCGTTGGCCGGGCTGTTCGACGCCCTGCTGGCCCAGATGAGCGCCCGCAACGAGTTCTCGGTGTTCCTCGACGACAGCAAGCGCGAACGGATCCTGCGCGGGCTGTTCGACAGCTATTACTCCGACAGCATCGCCCAGGTCATCTTCGACACCAACCGGGGCTGGTGTGCCCGGATGCCGGCGATCGCACAGCTGTTCCCGGACGCGAAAGTCATTGCGTGCGTGCGTGATCTGCCGTGGGTGATCGACAGCATCGAGCGGTTGGTGCAACGCAACGTGTTCAGCCCGTCGTCGATCTTCAACTACAACCCCGGCGGCACCGTCTACACCAGAGCCAATGACGTTGCCGCACAGGAGGGAATGGTCGGCGGGCCCTACGATGCCCTCAAGCAGGCCTGTTACGGCGCCCAACGGGACCACCTGTTGTTGGTGCAGTACGAAACCCTGACCGTCGAACCGGCCAAGGTGATGAACGCCATCTACGAGTTCATCGGTGAACCGGTATTCGAGCACGACTTCGGCCACGTCGACTACGACGTCACCGAGTTCGACGAACGCGCCGGGACGCCGGGGCTGCACACCGTGCGCGGTTCGGTGAAGGCCGAGCCGCGCGAGACCATCCTGCCGCCAGATCTGTTCGGACGCTTCGTCAATGACGCGTTCTGGCGTGATCCGAGCAAGGTCCCCGACGGCCTGCGCGTGGTGTGA
- a CDS encoding cupin domain-containing protein → MSLWNPRDVPPYPPARYTEDEPEVSAWVRRAPENGGAPPDYDSFGLVKYHYLANQQQTNGDYGLYRVDISPQAGGPAPHFHRTMSEAFFVLSGTVKLYDGTDWRDGNQGDFLYVPPGGIHGFRNEADAPTSLLMLFAPGAPREAYFEGLAQLADLNDDERAEWFAKNDNHFI, encoded by the coding sequence GTGTCGCTGTGGAACCCCAGAGATGTGCCGCCGTATCCCCCGGCTCGCTACACCGAGGACGAGCCCGAGGTCAGCGCCTGGGTCCGGCGCGCGCCCGAAAATGGCGGGGCGCCACCCGACTACGACTCCTTCGGTTTGGTCAAGTACCACTACCTGGCCAACCAGCAACAGACCAATGGCGATTACGGCCTGTATCGGGTCGACATCAGCCCACAGGCCGGCGGCCCGGCCCCGCATTTTCACCGGACCATGTCCGAGGCGTTCTTCGTGTTGTCGGGCACCGTCAAGCTGTATGACGGCACCGACTGGCGCGACGGTAACCAGGGCGATTTCCTCTACGTCCCGCCGGGCGGAATCCACGGTTTCCGCAACGAGGCCGACGCGCCGACGTCGTTGCTGATGTTGTTTGCTCCCGGCGCGCCACGGGAGGCCTATTTCGAAGGATTGGCCCAGCTGGCCGACCTCAACGACGACGAACGCGCCGAGTGGTTCGCCAAGAACGACAACCACTTCATCTGA
- a CDS encoding DEAD/DEAH box helicase, translated as MRADAAPSTQALRGWQRKALVRYLTAKPRDYLAVATPGAGKTTFALRIAAELLNDRTVDAITVVVPTEHLKIQWAQSAARNGIALDPKFSNSNSQTSAEYHGVVVTYAQVASHPTRHRVRTENRKTLVIFDEIHHGGDAKTWGDAMREAFDDATRRLSLTGTPFRSDDSPIPFVNYETDGAGFQQSVADHVYGYSDALADGVVRPVVFLAYSGEARWRDSAGEEHAARLGEPLTAEHTARAWRTALNPTGEWMPAVIAAADKRLQQKRQHVPDAGGMIIATNQTTARAYADLLIKITGEAPTVVLSDDPGASDRITQFSESTSRWLVAVRMVSEGVDVPRLSVGVYATSASTPLFFAQAIGRFVRSRRAGETASIFLPSVPNLLLLASEMEAQRNHVLGKPHRESDGLDDEALEAAEKRKDEKDDLENGFESLGADAELDQVIFDGASFGTATPAGSDEEADYLGIPGLLDAEQMRDLLRRRQDEQLTKRTAEAAVSGGPPPARTTHGQLRELRRELNTLVTITHHRTGKPHGWIHNELRRICGGPPVAAATTDQLKARIEAIRDLKA; from the coding sequence GTGCGGGCTGATGCAGCGCCCAGCACCCAGGCACTTCGGGGCTGGCAGCGTAAGGCGCTGGTGCGGTATTTGACTGCCAAACCGCGGGACTACCTGGCGGTCGCCACGCCCGGCGCAGGTAAGACGACGTTTGCGCTGCGGATCGCGGCCGAGCTGCTCAACGACCGTACGGTCGACGCGATCACCGTGGTGGTGCCCACCGAGCATCTCAAGATCCAGTGGGCCCAGTCAGCCGCCCGGAACGGTATCGCGCTCGATCCGAAGTTCAGCAACTCCAATTCGCAGACCTCGGCGGAGTACCACGGCGTCGTCGTCACCTATGCCCAGGTGGCCAGCCATCCCACCCGGCACCGGGTGCGCACCGAGAACCGCAAGACACTGGTCATCTTCGATGAGATCCACCACGGTGGCGATGCGAAGACCTGGGGCGACGCGATGCGCGAAGCGTTTGACGACGCCACCCGGCGCCTCTCCCTGACCGGTACCCCGTTCCGCAGCGACGACAGCCCGATCCCGTTCGTCAACTACGAGACGGACGGCGCCGGTTTCCAGCAATCCGTGGCCGACCATGTGTACGGCTATTCCGATGCACTGGCCGACGGCGTGGTCCGGCCGGTGGTGTTCCTGGCGTACTCCGGTGAGGCCCGCTGGCGCGACAGTGCCGGCGAAGAACACGCGGCGCGCCTGGGTGAGCCACTGACCGCCGAGCACACCGCCCGGGCCTGGCGCACCGCACTGAACCCGACCGGCGAATGGATGCCGGCGGTCATCGCCGCGGCCGACAAACGTTTGCAGCAGAAGCGTCAGCACGTGCCCGATGCAGGCGGCATGATCATCGCCACCAACCAGACCACCGCGCGCGCCTATGCCGATCTGCTCATCAAGATCACCGGTGAGGCGCCCACCGTGGTGCTCTCGGATGATCCGGGCGCCTCCGACCGCATCACCCAGTTCTCGGAAAGCACCAGCCGGTGGCTGGTCGCGGTGCGCATGGTGTCCGAAGGCGTCGACGTGCCACGGCTGTCGGTCGGCGTGTACGCCACGAGTGCCTCGACTCCGTTGTTCTTCGCCCAGGCCATCGGCCGGTTCGTGCGATCGCGCCGCGCCGGCGAGACGGCCAGCATCTTCCTGCCGTCGGTGCCCAATCTGTTGCTGCTGGCCAGTGAGATGGAGGCGCAGCGCAACCACGTGCTGGGCAAGCCGCACCGGGAATCCGACGGTCTGGATGACGAGGCGCTCGAAGCCGCCGAGAAGCGCAAGGACGAGAAGGACGATCTGGAGAACGGCTTCGAGTCGCTCGGCGCGGACGCCGAGTTGGACCAGGTCATCTTCGACGGCGCCTCCTTCGGCACCGCAACGCCGGCCGGCAGCGACGAGGAGGCCGATTATCTCGGCATTCCCGGCCTGCTCGATGCCGAGCAGATGCGAGACCTGTTGCGGCGCAGGCAGGATGAGCAACTCACCAAACGCACGGCCGAGGCTGCGGTATCGGGTGGTCCGCCGCCGGCACGCACCACGCACGGCCAGTTGCGGGAGTTGCGTCGTGAGCTCAACACGTTGGTGACCATCACCCACCACCGCACCGGCAAGCCGCACGGTTGGATCCACAACGAGCTGCGTCGCATCTGCGGCGGGCCGCCGGTGGCCGCCGCGACCACCGATCAATTGAAGGCGCGGATCGAAGCCATCCGGGACCTGAAGGCCTGA